gtttgcttcaaattacattttagtcacttatgtttgactcaggttacattttagtcacttatatttgaaatgttacgctttagtcacttatattaccgttttgttacgaagtggtcactctactaTTAAACTTCGTTACCTCCTTAATGGCAGTCCTACATGGTAGTCCAAATGGgctttaaatgccaacttggatgttcAGTTGCtgggatgaaaatagatttttaattaatttaatttaatttggactgccacgtaagacatctaagttggcatttaaaacccatttctATTGCCATATAGGACCGCCGTTAGGGAGGCTAAcagtagagtgaccactttgtaacaaaacgataacgtaagtaactaaaacgtaacatttcaaacataagtgactaaaatgtaacctgagtcaaacaaaagtgactatttatatagtttaccattttataaaacacattacaaaatagaaaactagtaatatataatttaataggaaaatattttacttattacgataagtttataattttttacgtgtaaaagattaaaagtattttaaaattaaatattttagaagttaaattgttatatataGTCCTTGATATGATAgatgatgatatatatatatatataacctaaCTGTGAGCTTTTAATTGCAACAGATCAGAATTGCGTTTGGTAGCCATTGGCTTTGCTTGATTGGAAGTAACTTCGGCTGGGCGATGGACCTACCTCACTGTCATATTAATTGGAATTTAAAGAGCTGAATTTGATTGAGATCTGTTCCATAAGAGTTCATCCATGTGGGACCCTTGAATTCCATTACAGTTGGGAAAGAAATTATTGCCGAACAACACAAacaaagaaaggaaataaagatCAACCAAACAACATAACTCCACCGTGTTCAactgtttaaaaatatataattacactAATAATGGGAATAACTTTAGCTGCCAGCAGGTTCCACTACTCTCACACACCAATGTTTCTGTATATGCTATAGAAAATCAACAGTGAAATTCCGGTAGCCATCTCAACTCCCACCCATCTCTTCCCTTGTCCTCCATCACTCTTCTCTGCAGCACTTGATGGTCTGCTAGTGGAGTTCCCTACGTTTATGACAAGTTTTATAtgaggaaaaataaagagaaatgatggagaaaataattgacatcacatatatatatatttgtctaAGACCCTTGGAAATAGAGGTCGGACACAAACGGAAACAAAGCTCCCCTAAGATTATTTTCTTTGCTGAGTACAATATTTGAAATACTAGATGCTATCagaaaattttagtaaagggatcatgaatatatatatatatatatatatatatgttaccGGTGGCAGCTGGAGTACTGCCATGCCCCTCTGTCAGCTTTTGATATCCTTCAAATAACTTTGCTTCCTGGGAGTTGGGTGCCAAGTGCAGCAGGGCTTGATTCACAACCAACAATAGAAGGAGATTCAGAATAacagttaaaaaataaaaggaacatCAAAGgtctgaatatatatatatatatatatgttttacttACAGATACATTCTGCCATGCTAGCACTGGCTCGACAAGTACTAGGAAGAGTTCCCGCAAGAGTACCGTTGATCTTGAGGCCGAGGCTCGGGTCGTCTTTATCTTTAATCAACACACACAGGCATTTCTTGCTCTTATCCAGCACCTGTTTGAGCCCACTGCAACAATCTATGGTGGGTGTTTTTGCCTCTCCGCCTACGTATGGGAGACATGGAGCAAGCCCGACTAGCTGATTAGAACATTCTGCTTTGTCTTGATTGACATCAGAAAGGGCAAAACCAGGCATCATAAGAAGAAAGATCAATGAGAGTGTCGATGTTTGATGTTTGAACTCCATCATAAGATATTTCCACTGGGAAGAACGAAAAGTAAAGGAGAAAAAGGAACTGCTACGGagctttttatatatttattaacttttGGTAAACTACATAAATAGTCCAACAATTTTGGTtaactataaaaagttaaatttttattactatCTTGTCTACCTTAATTAAAACTGGTGTGCACATTAACTCTAGGGCTAATATCTAATTGACCCTAAACTAGAcctaaaatattcaatttggtccttttacaacttttttaatgataaatctaaaaatatcaaaaaaatttacaaatttatttttaggttaaagGGTCTAAAACCCTCAGTGAAAACCATAAATCAATCAAATCCTTATATAAAAGTGAACACAATTAAACCCTCACTGcctttaaaatatcaattgatTTCTTTCATTAATGAAAATCGTCATTAATTAATCGATTTTATCAATAGTAAATtacactaaaatttttaatcctaTAGCCTTcgtttcaaaaaatttaaagatttcaacACTCAGCCTTCATAACAGAAATTTCTTTGAGCTCTCTTAGTGGGTTTCaaatatttctttgattttgtaAGTTATTTGGGATTTAGTAAGGTGTTTCgattcatcattttatttttgtatcatCATTTTGTTTTACAAACCATTTATAATTGATTCATCCTTCAATCTTTAACGGGTATGGAAGTTATGTAAAGTcccaataattttatttaacactTGGCACTATTTTAGGATTAGGTATAGtgaattttcaagaaaatttgaaaagaacaGATAGAGAATCTTCATGAAAGTGAAATTGATATTGGCAATGTAAATCAATGAAAGAAATTTAGAAGTGAAAATGTaacaaaaagaattaaattataaattttagaaagttggaggattaaaatgaaattttgaaaaaatgagaaatatgAGTTAGTATTGATTATTTGGCATGAGAATActtgaaatgtatattgatgTGATGAAATCACTTTTGagctaaattagaaaaaatttaaagtataagaattaaattgtaaatttttcatttttactgaaagaagagtaaaattataattttcacaaTAAAAGGATCATAATTAAGAGTTAAATGTGAATAATGAGATTTGAATTcaataatggaaaaaaaaacaaaaaaaaagaaaaaatgataattttaccatataaaggcattttagttatttctaaaatattttatgatgaaaatatttttttgataatataattgATATATAGAATAAATTTGGCCCAtcaaatgtaattaaattgaccTGATGGAATGTGGACCACCAATTAGGACTTTTGACTTGGACTTGAATCTtcctttttggtattttaaattgggaaaagaaagagaggaaaCCCCCGTCAACCCTTCTTGCTTACTCCGGCCGTCCTTTCATCTTCATATGGGAGAAATTGATCTTATTCTTTTTTCACCATTTTCGCTTAGATAGATTTTGGTATGATAGTCactttttttagaatttaattagtTAGAAAGTGATTTTAAcgtatgttaaattttatttaccttTCTTATAATCTAAATTTCTTTTGGGAGTTACTTTCCCATTTCCCATGAACATGTCAATATAATTCTTATGATAAAAGATGAGAAAGTTACTTTCCTCTATAGATtggaaagttaaaaaatatattaagataaaattaaccctattttattttggtttagggtattaGTCTATTAATTTATTGTCTCCTTCCACTTCCTActactttattttctctctatttcAACGGATTCTTCGTAAGTTTATCTTTTTcccgattttatttttttctcactaCAAATTTGATTTAGCACTTGTATTTATATGAAATGCTTATTATTTTTGTAGAATATGAGTAAAACTGTTTCATTTAAGCTATGTAGGAATTGTGGGTTAGTCCTGTAGAGAAATAAGCccatattatagtaaacatgtaattgttttctatttatttgaatggtgaataaataaataaagttaatttcacatttcactattatgtcttttatattttctatcttttatattttgcatgcatagcgaaattgtgacaaacaaatattagctcattgattgtctaaagttcaaactgaagataagtggcattgtaaagagCGCTTACATTGCAAGAAAGAGAACTTACTTctgtagataatctaaatgaatCCATAATCccataaaaatatcaaagtgagcatttgattcaaatactgagaagcattattatgtcgtctacaatttcaattggggagatgactagtctttgCTATCAGAGCAATTGATTCAAGAGTAGAGATataaatgtattcattggtagaatgatacattggactagacctaagataattaattctgaattagtttgtgaattaattcacttgtgacgttcatggtgtgatttacctaaatcctgagttagttactgaccatgcgtatgcaactcatgtgctttaatataagtggaggcttatgctctaaaaaTGATTGAGTCCATACCcaatatgttgggtacatgacttgtgtatggcatggctttactagaaatagtggaattcataactcaattaaagagttaatgatatcctctcattggcattgtatagattgataaatatggaatgtgtatggcatggctttactagatagtttaatattattttaatagtttaatattaaatttaatttaatacttatcttaatagtattttattaatttaatattaaagtgattatcttaatattaaatttaatttaatgtttatcttgtagataaacattctattatttaataagatttaatattatatttaatctaatatttatcttaataaatattatattaatataatattaaagtaattaagtttaataatagttgaactctctaaactctccctatataaagagagcattatgtcattatttacacacacttgaattcaagagaaagctatagagagaaaattctctgaagagattattgaagaaaatttctagaaatattacaacttgacccaaaaatttagagaaattgtaaaattaccctactggtaatttttgtgaaaatttttctaattcgaaACGAGCTCACACTCGGTAGATGTGAGCTcgaggatagtggagaagactaCATGAtcgaagcgctcatcctagacgaatcgaaaaggtacgttttttattaagtgtttattactttagatatcacaaccaagatcttgttttggaaaaattttaaaactctggttttttcctaaatttattttccgctgCGGTTTCTAAACCCGTTTTTCCAACAAGATCGCCTATAGTTATACATtcttatgatttaattttttttagttttgctcaGAGCAATACCTGAAATCAACTCTTTTTTATATTACTATGGATTAGTTTTTAGCTAAAACAAAACGTGatttcaagtattttttttaatttattcgcAAAAAGTTTTTATATCcatgattttatatatacattattatatttagaaaatatatgcaagacaaatttgaaacaatttttctttcaattaaaattataattaaaaaataatttaaaaattatcaattaaattttattattaagtactAGGTTGCTAGAATAGTGAGTGAAGTCACGATATCAAGTCATAAAAAGTCTCAATGTCACTTACTATCTGGCCATGGTGCAATGTGAAAAAGACAATTTCGCGACATTAGGGAAGGAAGTCGCAACGTCGAGATACTGAGGTCGCAAGGTAACTTGTTGTATGACCCCAAAACTTACCAAAAGTTTTTGCAAATGGTTACTTAATTGtgccactacaccaaaacagacttttagcggcatattttgtggcgtttggacgtaaaacgccactaaaaatcgagcattagcggcgcaaaaaataaaacgccgcaaaatataTAGCAGTAGCGGCGCTTCAAGCAAAACGCCATAAAAGAACataattagcggcgtttttcgtTATGCGCCGCAAAATCTCAAgaccaaaacgcatcgtttttgTATTGATGTATACAATAATTAGTTGCGATTAtgataaaacgccgctaaagcaagTAATAGCGGCGCATTGTGGGAAGCGCCGCAGAAATCTGAACGAAAACGCATCGTTTTGGTATCgatgtatattagaattagtggcgctaaAAAAAACGCCAGTAAAACAAGTATTAGCGGTGTTTactaaaagcgccgcaaaatatgacaaccaaaacgcagagtttggtctAGATGTATATTAGGATTAGTGGCGCTTAcagaaaaacgccgctaaagagtACTATTAGCGGCGCGCACGCAGAAGCGCCGCTATATACCTTAATCAAAACTCAGcgttttggtcttgatgtataaTATAATTACTGGCGCTTATAATACAACGCCGCTAAATATCAGTATTAGCGGCACTTCTAGTTAAGCGCCGCAAGATATGCACACCAAAACGCAGAGCTTGGTATTGAGGTATATTAGATGTAGTGGTGCTTTCTGGAAACGCCGCAAAGGTAtactattagcggcgctttcttagaAGCGCCGCAATATATATTAACGGAAACGCTGCGTTTAAATCTTGATGTATACTGGAGTTAGTGGCGTTCACGAGAAATCGCCGCTAAATCatattattagcggcgcttgCTAAGAAGCGCCGCAAGATATATT
This genomic stretch from Gossypium raimondii isolate GPD5lz chromosome 6, ASM2569854v1, whole genome shotgun sequence harbors:
- the LOC105774520 gene encoding non-specific lipid transfer protein GPI-anchored 6, whose amino-acid sequence is MMEFKHQTSTLSLIFLLMMPGFALSDVNQDKAECSNQLVGLAPCLPYVGGEAKTPTIDCCSGLKQVLDKSKKCLCVLIKDKDDPSLGLKINGTLAGTLPSTCRASASMAECISLLHLAPNSQEAKLFEGYQKLTEGHGSTPAATGNSTSRPSSAAEKSDGGQGKRWVGVEMATGISLLIFYSIYRNIGV